The proteins below come from a single Elusimicrobiaceae bacterium genomic window:
- a CDS encoding Rne/Rng family ribonuclease, with protein sequence MSNILEEAPKVEVIVNTSFEETRIAILENDRINELMWERRGSLNIVGNIYKATVENVLPGISSAFANIGYEKNAYLYISDILGADRKNIEKVLKKGQQIMVQVVKDAIGTKGMKVTMDVTLPGRYLVLTPHQSFVGVSKNIEDSEARHKLNEVMQELAEKHLNGMGCIVRTEAEEATKEELEREVKYLYRQWQSILKKFDNLPSPALLHEDMDAVLQVARDVLSENAKIYLLDNKSDYERVRDFVKKNSPELEDRVQLYKGKTPIFEAYGIEPEIDNLRKTKLPLPNGGSIIIQEAESLCAIDVNTGKFTGNKSQEETVTQTNIEAAQEIAHQLRLRNIGGIIVIDFIDMRKASSRHRVVEALANAVHGDRAKIRILPITRLGLVEMTRERKRESTGSFISEECPQCHGSGRVLSAESMRIKIQREVYDLTNGRPGGTLRVVLHPVLAEAIKQKQADIEENIHRSLKIQSDPQLAWEDYKIVLE encoded by the coding sequence ATGAGCAATATTTTAGAAGAAGCGCCGAAGGTAGAGGTGATTGTAAATACCTCTTTTGAAGAAACGCGCATCGCTATTTTAGAAAATGACCGTATCAATGAACTGATGTGGGAACGCAGAGGTTCTTTGAATATTGTGGGAAATATTTACAAAGCAACCGTAGAAAATGTGTTGCCGGGTATTTCCAGTGCTTTTGCCAATATCGGATATGAAAAAAATGCCTATTTGTATATTTCCGATATTTTAGGTGCAGACCGTAAAAATATTGAAAAAGTACTCAAAAAAGGCCAACAAATTATGGTGCAAGTGGTCAAAGATGCCATTGGTACCAAAGGTATGAAAGTGACGATGGACGTCACTTTGCCGGGTCGTTATTTGGTGTTAACTCCGCATCAAAGTTTTGTAGGAGTATCTAAGAACATCGAAGATAGCGAAGCCCGTCACAAACTTAATGAAGTTATGCAAGAATTGGCCGAAAAACATTTGAACGGAATGGGTTGTATCGTGCGCACAGAAGCCGAAGAAGCCACCAAAGAGGAATTGGAACGGGAAGTTAAATACTTGTACCGCCAATGGCAATCGATTTTAAAGAAGTTTGATAATTTGCCGTCTCCGGCTTTGTTGCACGAAGATATGGATGCCGTTTTGCAGGTGGCGCGTGACGTGCTGAGTGAAAACGCCAAAATTTATTTATTAGACAATAAATCTGATTATGAACGCGTGCGCGATTTCGTGAAGAAAAATTCTCCGGAGTTGGAAGACAGAGTACAACTTTATAAAGGGAAAACCCCTATTTTTGAGGCTTATGGAATTGAGCCGGAAATTGATAACTTGCGCAAGACTAAACTTCCGCTTCCTAACGGGGGCAGTATTATCATACAAGAAGCGGAGTCTTTGTGTGCTATTGACGTCAATACGGGCAAATTTACCGGAAATAAATCTCAAGAAGAAACCGTCACTCAAACCAATATTGAAGCGGCGCAAGAAATTGCACACCAATTACGTTTGCGCAATATCGGCGGGATTATCGTGATTGACTTTATTGATATGCGCAAAGCCTCCAGCCGTCACCGCGTGGTAGAAGCCTTAGCCAATGCCGTACATGGGGACCGTGCCAAAATCCGCATTTTACCGATTACCCGTTTGGGGCTAGTGGAAATGACCCGCGAAAGAAAACGCGAAAGTACGGGCAGTTTTATCAGTGAGGAATGTCCGCAGTGTCATGGTTCGGGACGGGTGCTTTCCGCGGAAAGTATGCGTATTAAAATTCAGCGTGAAGTGTATGATTTGACCAATGGCCGACCCGGTGGTACTTTGCGCGTGGTTTTACATCCTGTTTTGGCAGAAGCCATTAAACAAAAACAGGCCGATATTGAGGAAAATATTCATCGTTCCCTCAAAATACAGTCTGACCCGCAGTTGGCTTGGGAAGACTATAAAATTGTCTTAGAGTAG
- a CDS encoding N-acetylmuramoyl-L-alanine amidase, with product MKKILLFLLSFFFLSAPALYAQGKTDVSVLGKNKGVVSSIQVNGKVLVDARATAKKLGGSVEVFSAAKQIKIAFPGMYAILSAPLKEAIVNGNTVALKTEVVASGGKIYVPVSFFTLPQIEKALDRQITFENNTLIVEKNYNLAFVKKEQKDKYDRLIFDRKGDISFSSEQPNKHTVKALFPNTVLKRNITQRVKDDFVRSFSLIQRGKDVELKVILAKQGKQWALQEEGGKLVLSVAAQALPAEAPVISAVSEEAEELDLEEPQLVPSVIAEAKESPAEPKMVLKPAPVPVMTDASPILKGPRKMRIMIDPGHGGKDPGAVRRKSLKEKDINLTVAKHLYDYLKKQGFEVKMTRDNDSFVTLAGRSKMANEFKADLFVSIHTNAAKRTAAHGFEVYFRSDKATDKEAAEVASFENEALQYEETHYNFVDMLLQSLAKNEYMNESSKAAGHVRNYVYKEPGIGIAVSQNNSIRQANFYVLKGVQSPAILVEMGYISSPKDILRLNNKSAQKKIAVGIGKGILSYAKAENWIKK from the coding sequence ATGAAAAAAATCCTTTTATTTTTACTTTCGTTTTTTTTCTTGTCTGCTCCGGCTCTTTATGCACAGGGGAAGACGGACGTGTCCGTGCTGGGTAAAAATAAAGGGGTTGTATCTTCTATTCAAGTCAATGGTAAAGTGTTGGTGGATGCCAGAGCAACTGCCAAAAAATTGGGTGGGAGTGTGGAAGTTTTTTCCGCTGCCAAACAAATTAAAATTGCTTTTCCGGGCATGTATGCCATTTTAAGTGCACCGCTTAAAGAGGCCATTGTTAACGGAAATACGGTTGCTTTAAAAACGGAAGTGGTGGCTTCCGGCGGTAAAATTTATGTTCCGGTTTCTTTCTTTACCCTTCCTCAAATAGAAAAAGCCTTAGATCGCCAAATTACTTTTGAAAACAATACACTTATTGTAGAGAAAAATTATAATTTGGCTTTTGTAAAGAAAGAGCAAAAAGATAAGTACGACCGTTTGATTTTTGATCGTAAGGGGGATATTTCTTTTTCTTCTGAGCAGCCCAATAAACATACGGTGAAAGCTCTTTTCCCCAATACCGTTCTAAAACGCAATATTACACAAAGAGTAAAAGACGATTTTGTGCGTTCTTTCTCTTTGATTCAGCGCGGAAAAGATGTGGAACTTAAAGTTATTTTAGCCAAACAAGGTAAGCAGTGGGCTTTGCAAGAGGAAGGGGGAAAACTTGTTCTGTCTGTAGCGGCCCAAGCCTTGCCTGCAGAGGCACCTGTGATATCAGCCGTTTCGGAAGAAGCGGAAGAACTAGATTTAGAGGAACCGCAGTTGGTCCCTTCTGTGATAGCAGAGGCCAAGGAGTCACCTGCCGAGCCGAAGATGGTGTTAAAACCTGCTCCTGTACCGGTTATGACGGATGCTTCTCCTATTTTGAAAGGACCGCGTAAAATGCGGATTATGATAGATCCCGGACATGGCGGAAAAGATCCCGGTGCCGTTCGCCGAAAAAGCCTGAAAGAAAAAGATATCAATTTGACAGTAGCAAAGCACTTATACGACTATTTGAAAAAACAAGGCTTTGAAGTTAAAATGACCCGCGACAATGATTCTTTTGTCACATTAGCAGGCCGTAGCAAAATGGCTAACGAGTTTAAGGCAGATTTGTTTGTTTCCATTCATACCAATGCCGCCAAACGTACGGCTGCGCATGGGTTTGAGGTTTATTTCCGATCTGACAAAGCTACCGATAAAGAAGCCGCCGAAGTAGCCTCTTTTGAAAACGAAGCCTTACAATACGAGGAAACACATTATAATTTTGTGGATATGTTGTTGCAATCTTTGGCCAAAAACGAATATATGAATGAAAGTTCTAAAGCGGCAGGGCACGTGCGTAATTATGTATATAAAGAGCCGGGAATCGGTATTGCTGTGAGTCAAAACAATTCTATTCGCCAAGCAAATTTCTATGTATTAAAGGGTGTACAATCTCCGGCTATTTTGGTGGAAATGGGTTATATCAGCAGTCCGAAGGACATTCTTCGTTTAAACAATAAATCAGCACAAAAGAAAATAGCTGTTGGCATCGGAAAAGGCATTTTATCTTATGCTAAAGCAGAAAATTGGATAAAGAAATAG